In a single window of the Pseudomonas sp. B21-015 genome:
- a CDS encoding ABC transporter ATP-binding protein: MGHIRVTGLGKAYKQYPTRWSRLAEWLIPFSPIRHRQHWVLQDVAFEIAPGEAVGIVGVNGAGKSTLLKMITGTTQPTCGQIQLEGRVAALLELGMGFHPDFTGRQNAVMAGQLLGMQVEEIETLMPQIEHFAEIGEAIDHPVRTYSSGMQMRLAFSVATARRPDILIVDEALSVGDAYFQHKSFDRIRSFRKAGTTLLIVSHDRSAIQSICDSAILLENGRMAMHGKPEAVMDYYNALLAEREGQTVRQEMLAGGQVQTVSGTGEAAILSVRLLDERERAIDAAEVGQSVVLEVQVEIRQGIERLVLGFMIKDRLGQAMYGINTHRQDLALTDLQAGEQVTYRFAFVMGLGKGNYSVALSLSRLDSHLDRNFEWRDYGLVFHVINNRHEDFIGCSWLGAKTSITRTAESIVSENTP, encoded by the coding sequence ATGGGGCACATACGCGTGACCGGCCTGGGCAAGGCCTACAAGCAATACCCCACGCGCTGGAGCCGACTGGCCGAGTGGCTGATCCCGTTTTCGCCCATCCGTCATCGCCAGCACTGGGTGTTGCAAGACGTGGCGTTCGAGATCGCTCCCGGTGAAGCGGTGGGCATCGTCGGGGTCAACGGCGCCGGCAAAAGTACCTTGCTGAAGATGATCACCGGCACCACCCAACCCACCTGTGGGCAGATCCAGCTCGAAGGCCGCGTCGCCGCCCTGCTGGAACTGGGCATGGGCTTTCATCCGGATTTTACCGGCCGACAGAACGCGGTCATGGCCGGGCAACTACTCGGTATGCAGGTTGAAGAAATCGAAACCCTGATGCCGCAAATCGAACACTTCGCGGAAATCGGCGAAGCCATCGATCATCCGGTACGTACCTACTCCAGTGGCATGCAGATGCGCCTGGCGTTCAGCGTGGCCACCGCCCGGCGCCCGGACATCCTGATCGTCGACGAAGCGCTGTCGGTGGGTGACGCCTACTTCCAGCACAAGAGCTTCGACCGCATCCGCAGCTTCCGCAAGGCCGGCACCACGTTACTGATCGTGTCCCACGACCGCTCGGCGATCCAGTCGATCTGCGACTCGGCGATCCTCCTGGAAAACGGCCGCATGGCCATGCACGGCAAGCCCGAAGCCGTCATGGATTACTACAATGCCCTGCTCGCCGAGCGCGAGGGCCAGACGGTGCGCCAGGAAATGCTCGCGGGCGGCCAGGTGCAAACCGTTTCCGGCACGGGTGAAGCCGCAATCCTCAGCGTGCGTCTGCTGGATGAGCGCGAGCGCGCCATCGACGCTGCCGAAGTCGGCCAATCGGTAGTCCTTGAGGTACAGGTCGAAATCCGCCAGGGCATCGAACGACTGGTGCTGGGTTTCATGATCAAGGATCGCCTGGGCCAGGCCATGTACGGCATCAACACCCATCGTCAGGACCTCGCCCTCACTGACCTGCAGGCCGGCGAGCAGGTGACCTACCGCTTTGCTTTCGTCATGGGCCTGGGCAAAGGCAACTATTCCGTGGCCCTGAGCCTGTCGCGGCTGGACTCGCACCTGGACCGCAATTTCGAGTGGCGTGACTATGGTCTGGTGTTCCACGTGATCAACAACCGACACGAAGACTTCATCGGCTGCTCGTGGCTGGGGGCGAAAACCAGCATCACTCGCACAGCCGAATCGATTGTCTCGGAAAACACCCCATGA
- a CDS encoding glycosyltransferase family 1 protein has product MTRLLVECTHVFLHPKVNSGIQRVVRNVVNQLPESVEGVECIPVVMLKGKLYRVLSLAPLDTPLFNGLMEFGGRLERLAHRFWQLHQRLDKRCTSRWTRRALYAAYCLTTLAGFSVPLRLIDWINQYQLPNRCSPLQHQPGDQLVLLDSSWHADSFPLIEQLKREGVGIVSVIYDLIPLTHPQFYDTRLVQIFNEWFDWITQTADGYVAISATVRDQVREELRRRIGPAKADTVWFDYFHLGSELDLHEEAAAVEARLTRLFDTPEPVFLMVSTIEPRKNHDYLLDAFELAWAAGSTARLCIAGRIGWKCDALLTRVRSHPQLNTRLFMFNDLSDTSLEHAYSHASALVFPSYVEGFGLPLVEAMQRGLPAMGSDIPVFREIGGEFMAYFDLAEPQSLADLVTRFESSSQFPAARNVTDWHWIGWREASAQMAERTLRNLVQTPVVQERQHANCP; this is encoded by the coding sequence ATGACGCGTCTTCTGGTGGAATGCACCCACGTGTTCCTGCACCCCAAGGTCAATTCGGGCATTCAGCGGGTGGTGCGTAACGTCGTCAATCAGTTGCCTGAAAGCGTCGAGGGCGTTGAGTGCATCCCGGTGGTGATGCTCAAGGGCAAGCTCTACCGGGTATTGAGCCTGGCCCCTTTGGACACACCGCTTTTCAATGGGCTGATGGAATTCGGTGGGCGTCTGGAACGTTTGGCCCATCGTTTCTGGCAACTGCACCAGCGCCTCGACAAGCGCTGCACATCGCGATGGACCCGACGAGCGCTGTACGCGGCCTACTGCCTCACAACGCTGGCGGGCTTCAGCGTGCCGCTGCGCCTGATCGATTGGATCAACCAATATCAGCTGCCCAACCGTTGCTCGCCGTTGCAGCATCAACCGGGCGATCAGTTAGTGCTGCTGGATTCGTCTTGGCACGCCGACTCCTTCCCATTGATTGAACAACTCAAACGCGAAGGTGTAGGCATTGTCTCGGTGATCTACGACCTGATTCCCCTGACCCACCCGCAGTTCTACGACACGCGACTGGTGCAGATTTTCAACGAATGGTTCGACTGGATCACCCAAACCGCCGACGGCTACGTGGCGATTTCCGCCACCGTACGCGATCAGGTGCGCGAGGAATTGCGTCGTCGAATCGGTCCTGCCAAAGCCGATACAGTGTGGTTCGACTACTTCCACCTGGGCTCTGAGCTGGACCTGCACGAAGAAGCTGCCGCCGTCGAAGCACGCCTGACACGGCTGTTCGATACCCCGGAACCGGTGTTCCTGATGGTCAGCACCATCGAGCCGCGCAAAAACCATGACTACTTGCTGGACGCCTTCGAACTCGCCTGGGCCGCGGGCTCCACCGCCCGTCTGTGCATCGCCGGGCGCATTGGCTGGAAGTGCGATGCCCTGCTCACCCGGGTGCGCAGTCACCCGCAGCTGAACACCCGACTGTTCATGTTTAACGACCTGAGCGACACCAGCCTCGAACATGCCTACTCCCACGCCAGTGCGCTGGTGTTTCCGTCCTACGTCGAAGGCTTCGGCCTGCCTCTGGTGGAAGCCATGCAACGCGGCTTGCCGGCCATGGGCAGCGACATTCCAGTCTTCCGCGAAATAGGCGGCGAGTTCATGGCGTACTTTGATCTGGCCGAGCCACAAAGCCTGGCCGATCTCGTCACTCGATTCGAGAGCAGCAGTCAATTCCCGGCAGCCCGCAACGTGACGGACTGGCACTGGATCGGCTGGCGTGAAGCGAGTGCGCAAATGGCCGAACGAACCCTGCGCAACCTTGTGCAAACACCTGTGGTGCAAGAGAGGCAACATGCGAATTGCCCTTAA
- a CDS encoding glycosyltransferase family 1 protein: MRIALNARILQAPRTGIGHYVAELVSALASEPDVELSLFHGWGWSSSLPDAAMPGYSRLTPLLRQIPGAYQARRWLAQKRFDQGCSRAIDLYHEPSLWPLSFDGPTVITLHDLTHLHYPETQPPARLREIERRLADGVQQARLILTDSQYIADEAQACFALPAERFVVAPLGVATRFHPREPEAIDAVLKAHGVEAREYFLCVGTLEPRKNLTLALRAHAQLPEALRQHFPLLIVGMAGWQREQFSDELHQALASGHVCLLGYLPDEQVAQLLAGARALIFPSLYEGFGLPVLEAMASGTPVILTRRSAMPEVAGNAGNYIEPDDPDGLRDAMHRLIDDHTHWQTCTDAGLQQARLFSWERCAKVTARAYRQAMGG, encoded by the coding sequence ATGCGAATTGCCCTTAACGCCCGAATCCTCCAGGCCCCGCGTACCGGCATCGGCCATTACGTTGCCGAATTGGTGAGCGCCCTGGCCAGCGAGCCGGATGTCGAGTTGTCGCTGTTCCATGGCTGGGGCTGGAGTTCTTCACTACCTGATGCGGCCATGCCGGGTTACTCAAGACTGACGCCGTTGCTACGGCAGATACCCGGTGCGTATCAGGCGCGACGCTGGCTGGCGCAGAAACGTTTCGATCAAGGCTGTTCCCGGGCAATCGACCTTTATCACGAACCCAGCCTGTGGCCGCTGTCGTTCGACGGCCCGACAGTCATCACCCTGCATGACCTGACGCACCTGCACTATCCCGAGACGCAACCACCGGCACGCCTGCGAGAAATCGAGCGGCGACTGGCCGATGGCGTGCAACAGGCGCGGCTGATTCTCACCGACTCGCAGTACATCGCCGACGAAGCCCAGGCCTGTTTCGCCCTGCCGGCCGAGCGTTTTGTGGTCGCACCGCTGGGCGTGGCGACACGTTTCCACCCGCGCGAACCCGAGGCCATCGACGCCGTGCTCAAGGCCCATGGGGTCGAGGCGCGGGAATACTTCCTCTGCGTCGGTACCCTGGAACCACGCAAGAACCTCACGCTGGCCCTGCGCGCCCATGCCCAACTACCGGAAGCGTTGCGTCAGCACTTTCCGCTGCTGATCGTCGGCATGGCTGGCTGGCAGCGCGAGCAATTCAGCGATGAGCTGCACCAGGCATTGGCCAGCGGTCACGTGTGCTTGCTCGGTTATCTGCCCGACGAGCAGGTTGCACAGCTGTTGGCCGGCGCACGGGCGCTGATTTTTCCGTCGCTCTACGAAGGCTTCGGCCTACCCGTGTTGGAGGCCATGGCCAGCGGCACGCCGGTGATCCTGACCCGACGCTCGGCCATGCCCGAGGTCGCAGGCAACGCGGGTAACTACATTGAACCTGACGATCCAGACGGCTTGCGTGATGCCATGCACCGGCTGATCGACGATCACACACATTGGCAAACGTGCACGGACGCCGGGTTGCAGCAGGCAAGGCTTTTTTCCTGGGAACGTTGCGCGAAGGTCACCGCCCGCGCCTACCGCCAGGCTATGGGAGGTTGA
- a CDS encoding glycosyltransferase family 4 protein, with product MRVLHFFKTYLPDSVGGIEQVIFQLCESGAQHGIEGQVLTLSADPTPPVVQLGQHEVHRAKLDIQFASTGFSYSVFKQFREMAAEADVVNYHFPWPFMDLVHFLNGMNKPSVVTYHSDIIRQKHLLKLYRPLMNRFLASADRIVAASPNYLHTSDVLQQFQDKTRVIPYGLNKAGYPQADNERMAHWRQTLGDKFFLFVGVMRYYKGLHILLDALKGVDYPVVILGAGPLEAELHAQAAALGLCNIHFLGRLGDEDKVALLQLSYAIVFPSHLRSEAFGISLLEGAMYGKPMISSEIGTGTSFINIHNETGLVVPPSHPQAFREAMRTLWDNPTLAAQMGVKAEARYRQLFTADEMGRKWTELYQGLLEEKSLSYA from the coding sequence ATGCGAGTGCTTCATTTCTTCAAGACGTACCTGCCTGACTCGGTCGGCGGGATCGAACAAGTGATCTTCCAGTTGTGCGAAAGCGGCGCCCAGCATGGCATTGAAGGTCAGGTGCTGACCCTCAGTGCCGATCCAACACCGCCCGTGGTGCAGCTTGGGCAACACGAAGTCCATCGGGCCAAACTCGACATTCAGTTCGCCTCCACGGGTTTTTCCTACAGTGTCTTCAAACAGTTTCGTGAAATGGCCGCCGAGGCGGACGTGGTCAATTACCACTTCCCCTGGCCGTTCATGGACCTGGTGCATTTCCTCAACGGCATGAACAAACCCAGCGTGGTGACCTACCACTCGGACATCATTCGCCAGAAACACTTGCTCAAACTTTACCGGCCCCTGATGAACCGCTTTCTCGCCAGCGCCGACCGGATCGTCGCCGCGTCCCCCAACTACCTGCACACCAGTGATGTGTTGCAGCAGTTTCAGGACAAGACCCGGGTCATCCCCTATGGCCTGAACAAGGCCGGTTATCCACAGGCCGACAACGAACGCATGGCCCATTGGCGGCAAACGCTTGGGGATAAGTTTTTCCTGTTTGTGGGCGTGATGCGTTATTACAAAGGCCTGCACATCCTGCTCGATGCCTTGAAAGGCGTGGATTACCCGGTAGTGATCCTCGGCGCCGGGCCGCTGGAAGCCGAACTGCACGCCCAGGCGGCGGCATTGGGTTTGTGCAATATCCACTTCCTCGGGCGTCTGGGGGACGAAGACAAAGTCGCGCTGCTGCAACTGAGTTACGCCATCGTGTTTCCATCGCACCTGCGCTCCGAGGCGTTCGGCATCTCGTTGCTCGAAGGCGCGATGTACGGCAAACCGATGATCTCCAGCGAAATCGGCACCGGCACCAGCTTCATCAACATTCACAACGAAACCGGGCTGGTGGTGCCGCCAAGTCATCCACAAGCATTCCGTGAAGCCATGCGCACCCTGTGGGACAACCCGACGCTTGCGGCGCAAATGGGCGTGAAGGCTGAAGCCCGTTATCGGCAATTGTTCACCGCCGACGAAATGGGCCGCAAATGGACGGAGTTGTATCAGGGCCTACTGGAAGAGAAATCCCTGTCCTACGCATAA
- a CDS encoding DUF6124 family protein → MFKPTPNPPEADSTSPYESLNSKKLNEAAERALDHYLNPSALKSPVARKPSTMFMVAPDIKDEDLLAHTCESLAQASVMASDFAGYLEGPHRHTAMAIQQIVMLAELAVNRMLDNVGVPKPAPHS, encoded by the coding sequence ATGTTCAAGCCGACACCAAATCCGCCCGAAGCGGACAGCACTTCCCCTTACGAATCCCTCAACTCAAAAAAACTCAACGAAGCCGCCGAACGCGCGCTCGATCACTACCTCAACCCCTCCGCCCTCAAATCCCCCGTGGCCCGCAAGCCGAGCACGATGTTTATGGTTGCGCCGGATATCAAAGACGAAGACCTGCTGGCCCACACCTGTGAGTCGTTGGCCCAGGCCAGTGTGATGGCGAGTGATTTTGCGGGGTATCTGGAAGGGCCGCACCGGCATACGGCGATGGCGATTCAACAGATCGTCATGCTGGCGGAACTGGCGGTGAATCGGATGCTGGATAACGTGGGCGTACCAAAACCTGCCCCACACAGCTGA
- a CDS encoding glutathione S-transferase family protein: MQAIKLYNFPRSGHAHRVELMLSLLQLPTELIFVDLAKGAHKQADFLALNSFGQVPVIDDQGMVLADSNAILVYLALKYGNGHWLPTDPVGAAKVQRWLSVAAGPIAFGPGRARLITVFGAPFNAEEVIAYAHTWLKVIDQELGATPYLVGSEPTIADIAAYSYIAHAPEGNVSLDDYANIRAWLARIEALPGFVGMPRTVAGLQKTA; encoded by the coding sequence ATGCAAGCCATCAAGCTCTACAACTTTCCCCGTTCTGGCCATGCTCACCGTGTGGAGCTGATGCTGTCGCTGCTGCAACTGCCAACCGAACTGATTTTCGTCGATTTGGCCAAGGGCGCCCACAAACAAGCGGATTTTCTGGCGCTCAACTCGTTTGGTCAGGTGCCGGTGATTGATGATCAAGGCATGGTGCTGGCCGATTCCAACGCGATCCTGGTTTACCTTGCGCTGAAATACGGCAACGGCCACTGGCTGCCAACCGACCCGGTCGGGGCGGCCAAGGTTCAGCGCTGGTTGTCGGTCGCTGCCGGGCCGATTGCCTTTGGCCCGGGCAGGGCAAGGCTGATCACGGTGTTTGGTGCGCCTTTCAATGCTGAAGAGGTGATCGCTTATGCCCACACCTGGCTCAAAGTGATCGATCAGGAACTGGGCGCAACACCCTATCTGGTCGGTAGCGAGCCGACCATCGCCGACATCGCCGCGTACAGCTACATCGCCCATGCACCGGAAGGCAATGTGTCGCTGGACGACTACGCCAACATCCGCGCCTGGCTGGCGCGGATTGAAGCCTTGCCAGGGTTTGTCGGCATGCCGCGCACCGTCGCCGGTTTGCAAAAAACTGCCTGA
- a CDS encoding LysR family transcriptional regulator: MDRFQEMQVFAAVAQEQGFSAAARRLGMSAASVTRAVAALEKRIGTQLLTRTTRSVHLSEAGQRYLEDCRRILTEVQEAEDSAAGSHAHPRGQLTITAPVLFGDLFVTPVMVGYLTQFPEVSINALLVDRVVSMVEEGVDVAVRIGELPDSNQHAIRVGEVRRVICASPGFLTDHGRPRHPADLSAAPIIATSSIGQHRSWPFLDGGEPISVRLEPRFVVTANQAAITAAAMGLGLTRVLSYQVASKVAAGELEIVLADFELPPLPIHLVYQGGRKAPARIRSFVDFAVKALREHPALHG; this comes from the coding sequence ATGGACCGCTTCCAGGAAATGCAAGTCTTCGCCGCCGTTGCTCAAGAACAAGGCTTCTCGGCGGCGGCGCGGCGTTTGGGGATGTCGGCGGCCAGTGTCACCCGCGCCGTGGCGGCGTTGGAGAAACGCATCGGCACCCAATTGCTGACACGTACCACCCGCAGCGTGCATTTGAGCGAGGCGGGTCAGCGTTATCTGGAGGACTGTCGGAGAATTCTCACCGAGGTGCAGGAAGCCGAGGATTCAGCAGCCGGGAGCCACGCCCACCCTCGTGGGCAACTGACGATCACGGCGCCGGTATTGTTCGGTGATTTGTTCGTTACGCCGGTTATGGTCGGTTACCTGACTCAATTCCCTGAAGTCAGCATCAACGCACTACTGGTCGACCGGGTGGTAAGCATGGTCGAGGAGGGCGTCGATGTGGCTGTGCGCATCGGTGAGTTGCCTGACAGCAATCAACATGCAATTCGCGTGGGCGAAGTGCGGCGGGTGATCTGCGCTTCCCCTGGATTCCTGACTGACCATGGTCGGCCCCGGCATCCTGCAGATTTGAGCGCAGCCCCGATCATCGCTACCTCGTCCATTGGGCAGCACAGAAGCTGGCCGTTCCTTGACGGAGGAGAGCCGATCAGCGTTCGTCTGGAACCGCGTTTTGTGGTCACTGCCAATCAGGCGGCTATCACGGCCGCCGCCATGGGGCTGGGACTGACCCGAGTGCTGTCGTATCAAGTGGCGAGCAAGGTCGCCGCCGGTGAGCTGGAAATCGTTCTGGCCGACTTCGAACTGCCGCCATTGCCTATTCATTTGGTCTATCAGGGGGGGCGCAAGGCCCCGGCGCGGATTCGTAGTTTCGTGGATTTTGCAGTGAAGGCTCTACGCGAACACCCGGCGTTGCACGGCTGA
- a CDS encoding cation:proton antiporter: MNNPHENLLVIVLAALVVIILCSQVAGKIAQRFGQPIAVGEITGGIVLGALLGGLWPQGGAYLHTNAGQVLTVMSQLGIVLMMFQIGMEFDFGLLRERRLKRALGWITLLGIPIPYLTGMFCAFIYARYYPVPDLLGLMLVCGISFSITALPILGRILLERNMENSETGVTAIAAAGINDLIGWIALGAVVVFTSGQGAAQTLLKLAAIALFLVVFFRCVRPWLVKRLQADTQHAAVLSDAHFGAIIGGVFVTAVITAWLGVFAIVGGFLVGTALYQCKALLEQWNLRMRPFVNIVLVPVFFFYTGMKVELGSMVTAQDILLCLAWVLCACLSKGLSCTLAARLAGFSMTDSLRIGTLLNTRALMELVVLNIAHSLGLMPPQLFSILVIMALVSTLITSPLLNAIQKYSGRSVSAQPVGQYS; this comes from the coding sequence ATGAACAATCCCCACGAAAATCTATTAGTCATTGTGTTGGCGGCTTTGGTCGTCATCATCCTTTGCAGCCAGGTTGCCGGTAAAATCGCTCAGCGTTTTGGGCAACCCATCGCGGTGGGTGAAATCACTGGTGGCATTGTTCTCGGTGCGCTCCTAGGTGGCCTGTGGCCGCAGGGCGGTGCGTATCTGCATACTAACGCCGGACAGGTGCTGACGGTCATGTCCCAGTTGGGCATCGTGCTGATGATGTTCCAGATCGGCATGGAGTTCGATTTCGGACTGCTGCGCGAGCGTCGTCTCAAGCGTGCCCTGGGCTGGATTACCTTGCTGGGCATTCCAATCCCTTACCTGACCGGGATGTTCTGCGCCTTCATTTATGCCCGCTACTACCCGGTTCCTGATCTGCTCGGGCTGATGCTGGTCTGCGGTATCTCGTTCTCCATCACCGCGCTGCCCATCCTTGGCCGAATCCTCCTGGAACGGAACATGGAAAACAGCGAGACCGGGGTGACCGCGATTGCCGCCGCCGGGATCAACGACCTGATCGGCTGGATTGCCCTGGGCGCAGTGGTGGTGTTCACCAGCGGTCAAGGCGCGGCGCAAACGCTGCTGAAACTGGCGGCTATTGCGCTGTTCTTGGTGGTGTTCTTCCGCTGTGTGCGTCCTTGGCTGGTCAAACGCTTGCAAGCTGATACTCAGCATGCTGCCGTACTGAGCGATGCGCATTTTGGCGCGATCATCGGCGGGGTGTTCGTGACCGCGGTCATCACCGCGTGGTTGGGTGTGTTCGCCATTGTTGGTGGCTTTCTGGTGGGCACCGCGTTGTATCAATGCAAAGCCTTGCTTGAGCAATGGAACCTGCGGATGCGCCCTTTCGTTAACATCGTTTTGGTACCGGTTTTCTTCTTCTATACAGGTATGAAAGTTGAACTTGGATCCATGGTGACTGCTCAGGACATTCTTTTGTGCCTTGCGTGGGTCTTATGCGCCTGCCTAAGCAAAGGGCTGAGTTGCACCCTGGCCGCCAGGCTGGCGGGATTCTCAATGACTGACTCCTTGAGAATCGGCACGTTGTTGAATACGCGTGCCCTTATGGAGTTAGTGGTGCTGAATATCGCCCACAGCCTTGGCTTGATGCCGCCCCAGCTGTTTTCCATCTTGGTCATCATGGCCCTGGTTTCAACGCTGATCACCTCGCCGTTGCTGAATGCCATCCAGAAGTACAGTGGTCGCTCCGTTTCAGCCCAGCCAGTTGGTCAGTATTCCTAG
- a CDS encoding aminotransferase class V-fold PLP-dependent enzyme: protein MIAEPREWGANPQILAAGQRVLELFASVQGTPEQFPLWYASDSIAARTQDPASMPEHGQSLDDTLAQAVELMQQGLCNVSHPLYFGYISPRPHPAAVLGDFLGSALNQTPGAWRAGPSATMVEVEVLHALRSLFGLDPVVGRLPGGVFTGGGTLANLIGLKLAREQLHRQHPEMLRAGGLGPRIYMSREGHFSIAKALDVLGFAADALVEIDTDEQGALLPEQLEQRLAHDVALGYTPMCLIGVLGTTATGAIDPLRRIGELARRYNAWFHIDGAAGLALAALPEARRHMQGLSDADSITFDPCKWMFASFGVGCLLVRNGEVLGSSFWAGGPYWEERGELDTFKMNLYGTRQFRSLGVWCLLQHLGLEGYRQLLRNMTGATAHLRALLSADPAYRLIPDQQIMPVVAFRPVTASAECVTRLVALCQQRNLAYPSVLEWKGERYIRVAISNYQTSTLDVERFKQALDGLLHELSFSPLPRIL from the coding sequence ATGATTGCTGAGCCGCGCGAGTGGGGCGCCAACCCGCAGATCCTCGCCGCGGGCCAGCGGGTGTTGGAGTTGTTTGCCAGCGTCCAGGGCACGCCCGAGCAATTCCCCCTGTGGTACGCGAGCGATTCGATCGCCGCCCGAACCCAGGACCCAGCCTCGATGCCCGAACACGGTCAGTCGTTGGACGATACCCTGGCCCAGGCCGTGGAGTTGATGCAGCAGGGCCTGTGCAACGTCAGCCACCCGTTGTACTTCGGCTATATTTCGCCGCGGCCTCACCCTGCTGCGGTGCTGGGGGACTTCCTCGGCAGTGCGCTGAATCAGACCCCCGGTGCCTGGCGTGCGGGGCCATCGGCGACCATGGTCGAGGTCGAGGTGCTGCACGCCCTGCGTTCGCTGTTTGGTCTCGACCCGGTTGTCGGGCGTTTGCCCGGCGGGGTATTCACCGGGGGCGGTACGCTGGCCAACCTGATCGGGCTCAAGCTGGCCCGCGAGCAGCTGCACCGCCAGCATCCGGAAATGCTTCGGGCCGGCGGCTTGGGGCCACGGATTTACATGTCCCGAGAGGGGCACTTTTCCATCGCCAAGGCCCTGGACGTGCTAGGTTTTGCCGCGGATGCGCTGGTGGAGATCGACACCGATGAGCAGGGCGCCTTGCTCCCGGAGCAACTGGAGCAGCGACTGGCGCACGACGTTGCGCTCGGCTACACGCCGATGTGCCTGATCGGCGTACTGGGCACCACCGCAACCGGGGCGATTGATCCGTTGCGGCGCATCGGCGAGCTAGCTCGCCGTTACAACGCCTGGTTCCACATTGACGGTGCTGCCGGGCTGGCGCTGGCGGCGTTGCCCGAGGCCCGGCGTCACATGCAGGGGTTGAGCGACGCGGACTCCATCACCTTCGACCCCTGCAAGTGGATGTTCGCCTCCTTCGGTGTCGGTTGCCTGCTGGTGCGCAACGGCGAGGTGCTTGGCAGCAGTTTCTGGGCTGGCGGACCTTACTGGGAAGAGCGCGGTGAACTCGACACCTTCAAGATGAACCTCTATGGCACTCGCCAATTTCGTTCGCTGGGCGTGTGGTGCCTGCTGCAGCATCTGGGGCTGGAAGGCTATCGGCAACTGCTGAGGAATATGACCGGGGCGACGGCGCACTTGCGGGCGCTGCTGAGCGCCGATCCGGCTTATCGCTTGATACCCGATCAGCAGATCATGCCGGTGGTTGCCTTTCGGCCTGTGACCGCCAGTGCCGAGTGTGTGACTCGTCTGGTCGCGCTCTGTCAGCAGCGAAACCTAGCTTACCCCAGCGTGCTGGAATGGAAAGGCGAGCGTTATATCCGCGTTGCCATCAGTAACTATCAAACCTCCACGCTGGACGTGGAACGGTTCAAGCAGGCCCTTGACGGGCTGTTGCACGAACTTAGCTTCTCGCCACTCCCTAGGATTTTGTAA
- a CDS encoding ATP-grasp domain-containing protein, with product MSAHRIGVIHAYPSRRLLDCLGAAGYRVVLIGNGRSLAEHPAVEAVLQVPLWPTDALFSAVAEYHAAHPFSALLPVNEGAVVATAQLSECLGLPGMSVATAACSRNKYLATLLWEAQGVPVPATLPLTLETPWEQVCQRLGSRVVVKLSDSMNSQGVIAVSDAYQYRQALAALHELIQQTTDVDPLKDRNRFAYGHSSLQLIAQSFCEGREVSVDLLLRPDGTDQVLAVLEKEGGQGPYFAESASVWPTSLGAEQEHSIGQLALRAARALGLTQGAAHVEIRYQHGVPRVLEAGLRPGGGFTAQTIELLSGVDVYAAQVRLLLEQVPLPTAVGECGAVLFGGVVIETSGTLLAVEGMQVFEQLAELRELVVLARPGDWVQAMPDSAQPHYCYYLLTGESREALLEIHQGIQQQVRLQVAVQEVTHDC from the coding sequence ATGTCAGCACATCGTATTGGCGTTATTCATGCCTATCCCAGCCGGAGACTGCTGGATTGTCTGGGCGCCGCGGGTTATCGGGTGGTGTTGATCGGCAACGGACGGTCTCTGGCTGAGCACCCAGCGGTCGAGGCCGTACTGCAGGTGCCCCTGTGGCCGACTGATGCTCTGTTTAGTGCCGTGGCCGAGTACCACGCGGCGCATCCTTTCAGTGCCCTGCTGCCAGTCAATGAGGGCGCGGTAGTGGCAACCGCGCAGTTGTCCGAATGTCTGGGCCTGCCGGGCATGTCGGTGGCCACTGCTGCCTGCAGTCGCAATAAGTACTTGGCCACACTGTTGTGGGAAGCACAGGGCGTACCGGTGCCGGCGACGCTGCCGTTGACCCTGGAAACCCCGTGGGAGCAGGTCTGCCAGCGGTTAGGGTCACGGGTGGTGGTCAAGCTTAGCGACTCGATGAACAGCCAGGGAGTGATTGCGGTCAGTGATGCATATCAGTACCGGCAAGCCCTTGCGGCACTGCATGAGCTGATCCAGCAGACCACCGATGTCGATCCCCTCAAGGACCGCAATCGCTTTGCCTACGGTCACAGCAGCCTTCAATTGATTGCCCAGAGCTTTTGCGAAGGGCGGGAGGTCAGCGTCGATCTGTTGCTGCGGCCCGACGGCACGGATCAGGTCCTGGCGGTGCTGGAGAAAGAAGGCGGGCAAGGGCCTTACTTTGCTGAATCGGCTTCTGTCTGGCCCACCTCGCTGGGGGCCGAACAGGAGCATTCGATTGGTCAGCTTGCGCTGCGCGCTGCGCGGGCGCTAGGTCTGACCCAGGGCGCCGCACACGTCGAAATCCGCTATCAGCATGGCGTGCCCCGGGTACTTGAAGCGGGGTTGCGTCCTGGGGGCGGCTTCACCGCGCAGACCATCGAGCTGTTGAGCGGGGTCGACGTGTATGCCGCTCAGGTCCGCCTACTTCTGGAACAGGTGCCATTGCCCACGGCGGTGGGCGAGTGTGGTGCGGTGCTGTTTGGCGGTGTGGTGATCGAAACCAGCGGGACCTTGCTCGCTGTCGAAGGCATGCAGGTCTTTGAGCAACTGGCGGAGTTGCGCGAGCTGGTAGTGCTCGCCCGTCCCGGTGATTGGGTGCAGGCCATGCCCGACTCTGCTCAGCCCCATTACTGTTATTACCTTCTGACGGGGGAGAGTCGTGAGGCATTGCTGGAGATTCACCAAGGTATTCAGCAGCAGGTTCGGTTGCAGGTTGCGGTGCAGGAGGTGACTCATGATTGCTGA